CCACCTAGATCTACTGTCTTCTTTCAGCAGTACTTTTCATCTATGAATCCTTGGTCCCACCACTGAGTTTAAGAGAATTCTGCCTTGAAAATTAGTTCTACAGTTTTCCAGGCTACTTCCATTTGGGTTTTTGAGATTTAGTGTTCCGTTTTCTTTCCATGTAGCACCAATATCCCGTAATAGATTTTCTTCAGCTTTGCCTCCTAGCTTGTGAAGGTTGTCTTTCATTACTACAGATTGATATGACATGAGTATCCATGCTTAATTAAGTGCTAACATTTACTTTAGGGGTTAATTGTAAGTACACAAGAATGTTATTTCAGTAAGCATTTTCATATGTTTAACAGAATTTTGAGTTTAAAATGCAGAATCTTTGATTTTATCACATGTTTAAGAACACTGTAAAGAACAAAGAACAGGAATTGTGTTTTGAAttatatttctaaatgtttttcttCACAAACTCAAATTGTTAACGAAGAGAAagttcagggtttttttttgtttgtttgtttgttttgtttttttatctttgtacttCTAATTGCCAGTCAAGGACGGATGAGGTCTCTTTATCTATAGCAGAGACTTCTCACACAGTACCTATTTCTTTCCCCATTTTGCTACTTGGTAATGATGGTAGCAGTCTGTATTCATGAATTCAtgttacttaaataaaattactgCTGCAAAGCTAAATTTCAGTCTTTAGTGTGCTTTTCCCTTGAGCAGGAGGTGGGTAATCCGCTGGTGGATCTGCTTAGTCTTTGCACTGTAAATGATAGGGTTCATCACGGGAGGTGCCAACAGGTAGACGTTGGCCATGATGACATGGACCAGTGGAGAGGCATGTTTGGCAAAACGATGAGTCATTGATACACCAACCATGGGGACATAGAGGATCAGAACAGCCAGAATGTGGGACAGACAGTTATTGAGGGCACGGAATCTTTCAGTCCAGGTGGCTGTGCTCAGGATATTTTTCAAGATGAGTGTATAGGAGATTACAATTAGCAGAGGGTCCATGACAATAATgagcaggaccagaccaaatccGTACCAGCTGTTGACCCGGATGTCAGCACAGACCAGGCGAATCATATCCTGGTGGAGGCAATAGGAGTGAGACAGAAGGTGGGAGTGGCAGAAGGGCAGGCGCTTGAGtagaaaaagggagggaagaacagccaggacacagcgGCAAGTGATGGCAAGCCCAATTCTACCAATGACTTCATTGGTGAGGATGGTAGCATAATGCAGGGGACGGCAGATAGCCACATAGCGATCAAAGGACATGGCCAACAGGACAGATGATTCCATGAAGGAGAATCCATGGAGGAAGAAGAACTGGGCAAAGCAGGCTTCAAAGCtaattttttgaatgttgaaccagAAGAGCTGCATGACCGTGGGCAGGGTGGTGAGGGTGAGGCCCAGGTCAGTCACTGCCAACATTGAGAGAAACAGGTACATGGGCTGGTGGAGGCCTGGTGGTGTGTGGATGGCTGTGAGGATGGTGGTGTTGCCCACGATGGAGACAGTGTAGAGACAGAAGAAGGGGATGGAGATCCAGATGTGGGAGTCCTCAAATCCAGGGATGCCCGTGAGGATGAAGTAGAAGGGATCTTGAGTGGTGTTAGTCACTTCAGACATACTTGGTGAATGCAAACCAGAATCTGCGTGCTCTGTATTAAGAATTTCATCAGTATGCTACTGCCACAGGGTCGTTATCTAGTCAGTCCAGGACACAAAATGTGTTTGGGTTGACCTAACTCCACTGAGCAACATACTAGCCAGACACCTAGTAACTATgagtttatctttcttttttttttaacttttattaaatgaatataaatttccaaagtacagcttatggattacaatggctccccctgccataacttccctgccacccacaaccctcccctctcctgctccctctccccttctattcacatcaagattcattttcaattctctttatatacagaagatcaatttagcatatattaagtaaagctttcaacagtttgtacccacacagaaacacaaagtgtaaaatac
This window of the Lepus europaeus isolate LE1 chromosome 7, mLepTim1.pri, whole genome shotgun sequence genome carries:
- the LOC133764500 gene encoding olfactory receptor 51Q1-like codes for the protein MSEVTNTTQDPFYFILTGIPGFEDSHIWISIPFFCLYTVSIVGNTTILTAIHTPPGLHQPMYLFLSMLAVTDLGLTLTTLPTVMQLFWFNIQKISFEACFAQFFFLHGFSFMESSVLLAMSFDRYVAICRPLHYATILTNEVIGRIGLAITCRCVLAVLPSLFLLKRLPFCHSHLLSHSYCLHQDMIRLVCADIRVNSWYGFGLVLLIIVMDPLLIVISYTLILKNILSTATWTERFRALNNCLSHILAVLILYVPMVGVSMTHRFAKHASPLVHVIMANVYLLAPPVMNPIIYSAKTKQIHQRITHLLLKGKAH